One Salvia splendens isolate huo1 chromosome 1, SspV2, whole genome shotgun sequence genomic window, CCTTGCCGGCGCTTTGTTCCGCCGTGAAGGTATCGAGTTTTGTGCTTAGTTAAATTGCGATTTTGCGATAACGCATGTGAAGAATCTGTACCTTTGTAGAAAGCTTTTAATTTTGAAGGATATTGCTTGATCGAGTTTGAATTAATCTTCAGCTCTGAATTTGGAGCATTTTAATTTGATCTATTGCCGAATTATAGTTGTTATATTGCAATTACTCGGATGAAATCCCCATTCCTTATCTGAATCCACCCGCCCCCAATTTTTAAATTAGGTTTTCATTGGAACTCTATGTGCGAAAAGGAATTTCATCTCATAATTTACTAGCTCAAATTCGTTAATTTACTCAACTTGGATCGAAATGTAGCACTAGAAAGTAGAAGCACTGTTTGATTGGCTGTTTTGCTTTTTCCAAATTCGACCATGCATTATTTGAAGCCCCTTGATTAAATGAGTTTAAACTTGACAGCGGTATCATTTGAGCTCAATCACATTGCCAAGTGAAATTGAATTGGAATTCAAGGGTGGGTTCATAAATTGAAAAGATTGAACTAcgtttaattttgtttattttttaacttGGAAACCTAACAGTAAATCTTCTAATCGTAAGAAATAAGAATACCTATTGCTTATCTTTATCGTCCCACGCAGAGATTGCTTACAAATACACTTTCTTACATGTAGTTTATCGTTCCAGTCAGCTAAAGTTCGAACTGTGGGCTCAAAATGTTTGAACAAGATTCTGATTACAATAGGCACATATGCATCATTTCATTGATCTGTATAAGTTTTTGTTCCATTATGTGTAGTTCTTGTGTTTATCATTTGCCATTTCAAAATCATTGGATTGCCATTGTGTAGGTTGCAGTGGTAGAGGACCCAGATAAAAATGCTCTAACCGAAGCATGGAAAGAATGGTTGCAAGAACACATAGCAGCCACTGGGAAGGTTCCACCAGGAAATGAACCCGGGAATTCAACGTGGGTGAAAAGGGCTCCGAGAAAGAAGTCTGATCTGAGGTTGACACCAGGCCGCCACGTTCAGGTGACAGTGCCTCTGGAGGATCTCGTTGACAGGCTAGTGAAAGAGAACAAAGTGGTTGCATTCATCAAGGGTTCAAGAAGCGCCCCATTGTGTGGGTACTCACAGAGGGTCGTGGCGATTCTTGAAAACCAAGGGGTGGATTACGAGACCGTTGATGTGCTCGATGAAGAGTATAACTTTGGTTTGAGGGAGACGTTGAAGAATTACAGTAACTGGCCTACATTCCCTCAGATTTTTGTTAATGGAGAATTGGTTGGGGGCTGTGATATACTGACCTCCATGTATGAGAAAGGTGAGCTTGCTGGTATGTTCAAGTAGAATGTAATTTTATATACTcctttttatcttttgtttttcAGAGTTTATTTTGGATCCAGGAGGAGAAAGAGGCAAAGCTAGTTGTATTAAGTTAAGTCAGATTATGGATTGATTGATCCATTGTTTTCATGTATCAATAAAAAACAGTTTCATTATATGAAACAAATGCAGATAGCATCGATTGTATACAATTCATCGATGTTTTGAACGGtagagcagagcttcgacgaCACAATTCACAATCAATGAACACAACTAACTACAACATGTGCTACTATGTCGCTGATGACATTTATCCAATTTGACTATCATTCGTGGAGTTCTTTTCTAGTCCAACCCGTGCCCAGTAGAGCTCTTTTTGCACAGAATCAACCTACATTTGGCACGAAAAAACATTGAAAGAACATTCCGTATTCCACACGGATGATTCGCGATCATCAAAGGTCCAAGGGGTTTGTGATTTCGGAAGTACTTGTTGATATCATGTAGACATGCATTATATTGCACAACATGATGATCGAGGATGAAAGACAAAATGACTCAAATTGGATATATGATCGGCTCGTCGAGCTCATCCTGAATTGAGAAGCAATGATTAATTGCTAGTTTTTTTtgccaaatataaaaaaaattgcaaaactGAAAGATCCAATAAAAAACTAGCTAAAAATAGTAGATTTTGAACCAGAACGGCTATTTTTGACCAGAAATTGAAATTTTGGGGAACAtcatgcaaaaaaaataaatgttaaACAATAAAATTGGATAAAATAGTTGCATATTTTGTGTTGAAATTAAAACTATTGGTTGCAAACTTAAAATTGGAAttgttccggtttggaaccggcTATTCTTGCTTGCTCCGTTGGTGGGTACATAATTTGCAATACTACTAGAATTTAGATACTGTGGTCAAGTGAAATATCATAACATGTAAATTATGCtcaatttaatcccaaaatatCATTTAATAAGAAAGAAAAGTCCCAAAATAGTTGTAGTCACAATTCATAAATTTTGGAAAGTGATAATTTGGATACGTGTACCATTTTTCTTCTATAGTAATGTCTGGTCACCAAATCCAGAAACAACCTAACATGGGAAGGCTTGTATAATCTCGACCCACAAAATATAACTTAGAAAATGAAGTTTTGTGTTTGAATAATTGAGTCTAATAATAGTAATTTGAGAGCAATTACTAATACAACTAACATTCCTAATTTCCATTATATACGCTTCTTATCTTATCCAGAAAACGACAAGTAATTTATTACTAGTTCGTAGTTATAAAAAAGAATGCTTAATCATCTTAAAATTGATTAATTCGTCAGTTTTAACTAACTTTCTTTCAAAATTCCTCGCACCAATTGGATCGTTGACTCGATTCAGTCTCTTCTAAACATTTCCGAATCCAAACTTTtctcacaaaaaataaaaagaagttTCAGAAAAAGGAGGTAATGGAGGCGGAAATCGAATCGAATTCATATGGTAGTTTCAAGCTGTGGAGCGAATTGGAATTAGAGGAGTTCGCCGATAAATTAGTGTTTAAATCTGTTGAATCGCCGGATCAAGGCTTCTGTATTAACCGATTTGATGGAAATATCGACAAGCTTGACAACGGTCAGTATGGTGCTAATTATTCGTTGATAGTATGTATATAATTTTTGGTTTGATTGTCAATTATCGGAGATCGTCATGTTTATTTCTTTGAGAAGAATTTCTTTGGAAATAGTTAATGTCTTTGTGTTTTTACTACGTAAAGGGGCAGATTGGAGATTTTGATTTCAAGGAACTTCTGTATGAGCTACCAATTAGCGACTATGCCAATTTTGTTTTGAAGTTTCAATTTATAATGTCATTGTGGCACAAAAAGTAGTTATTCTAGTGATATTATAGAGTAGTTTACTACTAAATGTTAATGGTGTtcatgaggaggaggagccaaTTGTGCAGGAATAGAAATTTGTTATGCA contains:
- the LOC121798086 gene encoding bifunctional monothiol glutaredoxin-S16, chloroplastic-like — protein: MGALNLSSPTHFPYSLQTLSILSNSRYAPSLSFNSLPSPTALFLSASFKHKSPAKHRRRGLIVSALQKLSETDSVTVSSDSDGNLPSNSGVYAIYDSGGGLQFVGITRNLAASVLAHKKSLPALCSAVKVAVVEDPDKNALTEAWKEWLQEHIAATGKVPPGNEPGNSTWVKRAPRKKSDLRLTPGRHVQVTVPLEDLVDRLVKENKVVAFIKGSRSAPLCGYSQRVVAILENQGVDYETVDVLDEEYNFGLRETLKNYSNWPTFPQIFVNGELVGGCDILTSMYEKGELAGMFK